One segment of Niabella beijingensis DNA contains the following:
- a CDS encoding AraC family transcriptional regulator yields MTNFNRRDGFTGQQMIVLPNRVINKIIHTDPLLEHMYITQIGYFPKALFHYRERRNGCADNILLYCTEGRGWYVIGKTRYEVSANQYVILPATDRYMRYGADNDDPWTIHWVHFTGTTIDMFNKTMKITLQRGPGSIHYNSFALKLWTTMYQSLEQAHSRENVINAILCLHAFIASFLFKEMYLQEPAMNSGKMIADTIAYMKEHIGEKISIETFAARCNLSASYFSSLFKGETGKAPLEYFIQLKVHHACTLLVSSRMKVKEIAAMVGYDDPYYFCRIFKKLTKTSPKKYMQLNHAKT; encoded by the coding sequence ATGACCAATTTTAACCGGAGAGACGGCTTTACGGGTCAGCAGATGATCGTTTTGCCAAACCGGGTGATCAATAAGATCATCCATACGGACCCCTTGCTGGAACATATGTATATCACCCAGATCGGCTATTTTCCCAAAGCACTGTTTCACTACCGGGAGCGGCGGAACGGCTGTGCCGACAATATCCTGTTGTATTGTACCGAGGGAAGGGGCTGGTACGTGATCGGAAAAACGCGGTATGAGGTGTCGGCCAACCAGTATGTTATTTTACCGGCTACGGACAGGTACATGCGATACGGGGCCGATAATGATGATCCCTGGACCATCCACTGGGTGCACTTTACGGGTACTACCATTGACATGTTTAATAAAACAATGAAAATAACATTGCAACGGGGCCCGGGGTCGATACATTACAATTCATTTGCACTGAAATTATGGACGACAATGTATCAGAGTCTTGAACAGGCACATTCCCGGGAGAATGTGATCAATGCGATATTGTGCCTGCATGCATTTATCGCGTCGTTCCTGTTCAAGGAGATGTACCTGCAGGAGCCCGCCATGAACTCCGGCAAGATGATTGCGGATACGATCGCTTATATGAAAGAACATATCGGCGAGAAAATATCCATTGAAACCTTTGCGGCAAGATGCAATCTGTCTGCTTCTTATTTTTCCAGTCTTTTTAAAGGGGAAACGGGAAAGGCTCCGCTGGAATATTTTATCCAGCTTAAAGTGCATCATGCCTGTACCCTGCTCGTGTCTTCAAGAATGAAGGTAAAGGAAATCGCAGCAATGGTTGGATATGACGATCCCTATTATTTTTGCAGGATCTTTAAAAAACTGACAAAGACCTCTCCAAAAAAATACATGCAGCTGAACCATGCCAAAACATAA
- a CDS encoding SusC/RagA family TonB-linked outer membrane protein, translated as MYYPNQKTLQLLCILFLFLFCIPSLSAQNAGKIAVVGTVVDSAGAPLPNVSVTVQGNEKTGTASDNNGRFVLDVAAGSTVIFTAVSYEDYTYKVPAVADPNLKVIMIQKIVAANDEVIITALGRKQIKESIVGSVSTIKPDNLRIPSSNLTNAIVGQVAGVIGFQNSGQPGLDNSNFFIRGVTTFGYRADPLILIDNIEVSSDDLARLQVNDLEAFTILKDASATSMYGARGANGVILVTTKSGKTGKAKLNLLIENTISQPTNRLQLADPITYMKMYNEATVTRDPTLAPPFSADKIYYTDLTMKNDPNGNKYIYPAVDWMDLLFKKRTFTQRANLNISGGNEFAHYFISGSYSNDNGILKNDAANSFKNNLKFTTYQLRSNIDFNITKTTLLSVQLWGIFNEYSGPITNNASFSTDLFNMATHTSPVLFPAYYAPDSANRLTQHILFGNAYGSTPNSVGYANPYAQMLRGYKRFSNSRMLSTVKLNQKLDFITPGLVFDGFVNVNRYSYFDNTMAYNPFYYTIPLGGYDIGSNSYRLQWINNLPSGNIFVGGINSAGNSGAATEYLVYNPGDKNATAYIHFQGRLDYTKSIGDHDIGATLNVIRMQRLEANGTDPRTGAPSLPYALPYRNLNYAAELAYAYKSKYFLRLNGAYNGTERFDEKNRFGFFPTAGVSWIISKENFWKEGISNIISSLKLRSSLGYSGNDQIGDQRFFYLSDVELAGGNPATFGIDNGYSRPGVTIRNYENKDVTWEKGLRFNGAVELSLFRSVDIIAEYWNEKRTNILQSRSIPTSAGLEAGVFTNVGVVKANGWDLTLNYNKIFSDKLSVAFMSNFTYSQAIYENYEEPAYLDEPWRRRTGTIVGQPFGYIAERLFVDDKEAASSPTQNFGTQPPRGGDIKYRDINGDGQITVADMVPIGLPGTPQISYGFGPSIRYGVFDLGFRFQGNARTSFLINPRDISPFVIPEANRNIPGQAQVMQAVADNYWSEGNQNLYAFYPRLGTDANIIANNLQPSTWWLRNGDFLRLKLIELGYSMPNNLAHSLGIKACRIYANGADLFLFSNFKLWDVEQKNGDGTANGFIYPLQKKFNLGINITF; from the coding sequence ATGTACTATCCAAACCAGAAAACCTTGCAATTACTATGCATCCTGTTTCTGTTCCTTTTTTGTATCCCCTCTCTGAGCGCGCAGAATGCGGGCAAAATAGCCGTGGTAGGCACGGTTGTGGATTCTGCCGGGGCCCCGTTGCCCAATGTGAGCGTCACCGTACAGGGAAATGAAAAAACCGGCACCGCCAGCGATAATAACGGACGGTTCGTACTGGATGTTGCGGCAGGCAGCACGGTGATTTTTACCGCGGTATCTTATGAAGATTATACCTATAAAGTACCCGCCGTTGCTGACCCTAACCTGAAAGTCATCATGATACAAAAGATCGTTGCCGCGAATGACGAAGTTATTATTACCGCGCTGGGGCGAAAGCAGATAAAAGAATCGATTGTCGGATCGGTCTCAACAATCAAACCGGATAATCTGCGGATCCCTTCCAGCAACCTTACCAATGCGATCGTTGGGCAGGTAGCCGGGGTGATCGGTTTTCAGAACAGCGGGCAACCGGGGTTGGACAATTCCAATTTCTTCATTCGCGGGGTCACCACTTTCGGTTACCGGGCCGATCCGCTGATATTGATTGACAATATTGAGGTCAGCAGTGATGATCTGGCGCGGCTGCAGGTAAACGACCTGGAGGCTTTTACAATTTTAAAAGATGCCAGTGCCACCTCCATGTATGGGGCGAGAGGTGCCAACGGGGTAATACTGGTGACGACAAAATCAGGCAAAACAGGAAAAGCAAAACTCAATCTACTGATTGAAAATACAATATCCCAGCCTACGAACCGGCTTCAGCTGGCGGACCCAATCACGTACATGAAAATGTACAATGAGGCTACAGTAACCCGTGACCCAACGCTGGCCCCTCCTTTTTCTGCAGATAAAATATACTATACGGACCTCACAATGAAGAATGATCCGAATGGCAATAAATACATTTATCCCGCGGTGGACTGGATGGACCTCCTTTTCAAAAAAAGAACCTTTACACAGCGGGCCAATCTGAATATCAGCGGGGGTAACGAATTTGCACATTATTTTATCTCGGGCTCCTATAGCAATGATAACGGCATTTTAAAAAATGACGCGGCCAACAGTTTTAAAAACAATTTAAAATTCACAACCTATCAGTTACGCTCCAATATCGATTTCAATATCACAAAAACCACCTTGCTGTCGGTACAGCTATGGGGCATCTTCAATGAATACAGCGGGCCTATTACAAACAATGCCAGCTTTTCAACGGACCTGTTCAATATGGCCACGCATACCAGTCCCGTGCTGTTCCCCGCTTATTATGCGCCGGATTCTGCCAACCGCTTAACACAACATATTTTATTTGGTAATGCTTACGGATCTACTCCCAATTCAGTGGGTTATGCCAACCCCTACGCACAGATGCTCCGGGGGTATAAACGATTTTCCAATTCGAGGATGCTGAGTACCGTAAAACTGAACCAGAAACTCGATTTTATTACACCAGGACTTGTCTTTGACGGATTCGTGAATGTGAACCGCTACTCATATTTCGATAATACGATGGCATATAATCCTTTTTATTATACCATCCCACTTGGAGGATACGACATCGGTAGCAATTCGTACCGGCTGCAATGGATCAATAACCTGCCCAGCGGAAATATATTCGTGGGTGGCATTAATTCGGCTGGTAACAGCGGTGCCGCGACCGAATACCTGGTATACAACCCGGGCGATAAGAATGCAACGGCGTATATTCATTTTCAGGGCAGGCTGGATTATACAAAAAGTATCGGCGACCACGATATAGGCGCTACATTAAACGTGATCAGAATGCAGCGGCTGGAAGCCAACGGAACGGATCCCAGAACCGGAGCCCCCTCCCTGCCTTATGCACTTCCTTACAGGAACCTGAATTATGCAGCTGAACTGGCATACGCTTATAAAAGCAAATACTTTCTCCGTCTTAACGGCGCCTATAACGGCACAGAGCGTTTTGATGAAAAGAACCGGTTCGGATTCTTCCCAACCGCCGGCGTATCCTGGATCATTTCAAAAGAAAATTTCTGGAAAGAGGGCATCTCCAATATTATATCTTCCCTCAAACTGAGGTCAAGCCTGGGTTACAGCGGTAATGACCAGATCGGCGATCAGCGGTTCTTTTATTTGTCGGATGTGGAACTCGCCGGAGGCAACCCTGCTACTTTTGGCATCGACAACGGGTACAGCCGGCCGGGGGTGACCATACGGAATTACGAGAACAAAGACGTCACCTGGGAAAAAGGATTACGGTTCAACGGGGCAGTAGAATTGTCGCTGTTCAGAAGTGTTGATATCATCGCGGAATACTGGAATGAAAAAAGAACCAATATCTTACAATCACGTAGTATCCCCACCAGCGCCGGACTGGAAGCTGGGGTGTTTACCAATGTGGGGGTGGTAAAAGCAAACGGATGGGATCTCACACTTAACTACAACAAGATATTCTCCGATAAATTGTCGGTGGCCTTCATGTCTAATTTCACCTACTCCCAGGCCATATATGAGAATTATGAAGAACCGGCCTATCTTGATGAGCCCTGGCGCCGCAGAACCGGGACCATCGTAGGTCAGCCTTTTGGTTATATTGCCGAGCGCCTTTTTGTAGACGACAAAGAAGCCGCCTCCTCTCCCACCCAAAATTTTGGCACCCAGCCACCCAGGGGCGGAGATATAAAGTACCGCGATATTAACGGGGATGGCCAGATCACCGTTGCAGATATGGTTCCCATCGGTCTGCCGGGCACACCACAGATCTCTTATGGTTTTGGTCCCAGCATCCGGTATGGAGTTTTTGACCTCGGATTCCGCTTCCAGGGCAATGCCCGTACTTCATTCCTCATCAATCCCAGGGACATCAGCCCCTTCGTAATACCCGAAGCAAACAGGAATATACCAGGTCAGGCACAGGTAATGCAGGCTGTGGCCGACAATTACTGGTCGGAAGGAAATCAGAACCTGTATGCCTTCTATCCGCGATTGGGAACAGATGCCAATATCATAGCAAACAACCTGCAGCCCAGCACCTGGTGGCTACGTAATGGCGACTTTTTAAGATTAAAGCTGATCGAGCTCGGCTATAGCATGCCCAACAATTTGGCACACAGCCTGGGAATAAAGGCCTGCCGGATATATGCCAACGGTGCTGACCTGTTTTTATTTTCCAATTTTAAACTATGGGATGTAGAACAAAAGAATGGCGACGGAACCGCCAATGGCTTTATTTATCCGCTTCAAAAGAAATTCAATCTTGGCATCAACATCACCTTTTAA